From a region of the Ammospiza nelsoni isolate bAmmNel1 chromosome 24, bAmmNel1.pri, whole genome shotgun sequence genome:
- the C2CD2L gene encoding phospholipid transfer protein C2CD2L isoform X1, whose amino-acid sequence MGPDLGWAALVLLFAASLLTVAAWLLQYWRSTALRALRRRGAAGEEAGARALLAALLALRSLREQWQRAWVRALNSQARRHGSSVQITFEEGPQLPQAANINCVTCKGQSDHSMVLWCHLSAEAVKFPVSVTQQSPVAVSVDTYHVTLAVLQAQVEIHLEEIQNEGLLVSWTFKDRPDLDLFVLPRLGLPEKDEGRADLSTIKDLVEDTIVSTKPAVMVNLVACTAGASAVPSNKLTRECPSRVAAAPLGSKLLLRNLRVLNLGCQGKGGVGEIRCVAELDSPPQQKWTRPVISGSVGADGEMEWNDEFFLELGPRSKELKLQVLRSSDGGGNVLLAYATLLIDSLDKQPSGRQVCSLAPGAGQSLTAEATITLELLFQESPASLNAPHATSLRTSITPTKKVEMDRTIMPDGTIVTTVTTIQSRPKADCKLDSPSRSPSKVEVTEKTTVLLETGRPHGHLPSSSRDSHLPNGLDPVAETAIRQLTETNNKTTKKTPTKRSTLIISGVSKVPIAQDEMALSLGYAASLEATAYGDSEADSTADQMHDFTELSRPLEALPLGQRDSQELDETTRSDVSERPSVEDVESETGSTGALETRSLKDHKVSFLRSGTKLIFRRRSKQKEAGLSQSHDDLSNVTANSTTRKKTGSFSHRLIKRFSFKSKSKPKGSDNTTAGEN is encoded by the exons ATGGGGCCAGACCTGGGCTGGGCCGCGCTAGTGCTGCTCTTTGCCGCCTCGCTGCTCACCGTGGCGGCCTGGCTGCTCCAGTACTGGCGGTCCACGGCCCTGCGAGCACTACGGCGTCGCGGAGCGGCGGGGGAGGAGGCCGGGGCCCGGGCGCTGCTCGCGGCCCTTCTCGCCCTGAGGTCCCTACGGGAGCAGTGGCAGCGAGCTTGGGTGCGAGCTCTCAACAGCCAGGCGCGCCGGCACGGG AGTTCAGTGCAGATCACATTTGAAGAGGGTCCTCAGTTACCACAAGCTGCCAATATAAATTGTGTGACATGCAAGGGACAGTCAGACCATAGCATG gtGCTGTGGTGCCATCTGTCAGCTGAAGCTGTGAAATTCCCTGTCTCTGTTACTCAGCAGTCCCCAGTTGCTGTTTCTGTGGACACGTATCATGTCactttggctgtgctgcaggcacag GTGGAGATCCACTTGGAGGAGATACAGAATGAGGGTCTCCTGGTGTCATGGACATTCAAAGACAGACCAGACTTGGACCTTTTTGTTCTTCCACGACTTGGGCTTCCTGAG AAGGATGAAGGGAGAGCAGATTTGTCCACTATAAAGGATCTGGTCGAGGATACCATTGTCAGCACGAAGCCAGCCGTGATGGTGAATTTGGTGGCCTGTACCGCTGGAGCCAGTGCA GTACCCAGCAATAAGTTGACTCGAGAGTGCCCGTCCAGAGTagcagcagcccctctgggTTCTAAGCTGTTGCTCCGGAATCTTCGAGTGCTGAACTTGGGCTGCCAGGGAAAGGGAG GAGTTGGGGAGATACGCTGTGTGGCAGAGCTAGACAGCCCCCCGCAGCAGAAGTGGACGAGGCCAGTGATAAGTGGCAGTGTCGGTGCTGACGGAGAGATGGAGTGGAACGACGAGTTCTTTCT GGAGTTGGGACCTAGAAGCAAAGAACTGAAACTACAGGTGCTGAGGAGCAGCGATGGAGGGGGAA atgtgctgctggcATATGCCACACTTTTGATAGATTCTTTGGACAAGCAGCCATCTGGGAGACAGGTCTGCTCACTGGCCCCGGGAGCTGGACAGTCACTGACAGCTGAAGCTACCATTACATTGGAG CTGCTGTTCCAGGAGTCTCCTGCATCTCTGAATGCTCCACATGCCACATCTCTGAGAACCAGCATCACCCCCACTAAGAAGGTGGAGATGGACCGGACCATCATGCCTGACGGCACCATTGTGACTACTGTCACCACAATTCAGTCCCGGCCCAAGGCAGACTGCAAACTGG ATTCACCATCGAGGTCGCCTTCCAAAGTGGAAGTGACTGAAAAGACAACAGTGCTCTTGGAGACTGGCCGTCCTCACGGCCACTTGCCCAGCAGTAGCC GGGATAGCCATTTGCCCAATGGCTTGGATCCGGTGGCTGAGACGGCAATCAGGCAGCTAACTGAGACGAATAACAAGACCACCAAGAAGACACCGACAAAACGTAGTACACTGATCATCTCAGGAGTGTCCAAG GTACCTATTGCTCAAGACGAAATGGCACTTTCTCTGGGTTATGCTGCATCCCTGGAGGCCACAGCGTATGGGGACTCTGAGGCAGACAGCACAGCTGACCAGATGCACGATTTTACTGAATTGTCGCGGCCACTGGAAGCGTTGCCATTGGGTCAAAGGGACAGTCAGGAGCTGGATGAGACAACGCGATCAGATGTCTCTGAAAGACCATCCGTGGAAGATGTTGAGTCTGAAACTGGCTCCACAGGAGCCCTTGAGACAAGGAGCTTGAAAGATCACAAAG ttAGCTTTCTTCGGAGCGGTACCAAGCTCATCTTCCGGAGAAGGagcaagcagaaggaagcagGCCTGAGCCAGTCACACGATGACTTGTCCAATGTCACTGCCAACTCCACCACCAGAAAGAAAACTGGTAGCTTCTCTCACCGCCTCATCAAACGCTTCTCCTTCAAGTCTAAATCCAAACCCAAAGGTAGTGACAACACAACAGCTGGTGAAAACTGA
- the C2CD2L gene encoding phospholipid transfer protein C2CD2L isoform X2, producing the protein MGPDLGWAALVLLFAASLLTVAAWLLQYWRSTALRALRRRGAAGEEAGARALLAALLALRSLREQWQRAWVRALNSQARRHGSSVQITFEEGPQLPQAANINCVTCKGQSDHSMVLWCHLSAEAVKFPVSVTQQSPVAVSVDTYHVTLAVLQAQVEIHLEEIQNEGLLVSWTFKDRPDLDLFVLPRLGLPEDEGRADLSTIKDLVEDTIVSTKPAVMVNLVACTAGASAVPSNKLTRECPSRVAAAPLGSKLLLRNLRVLNLGCQGKGGVGEIRCVAELDSPPQQKWTRPVISGSVGADGEMEWNDEFFLELGPRSKELKLQVLRSSDGGGNVLLAYATLLIDSLDKQPSGRQVCSLAPGAGQSLTAEATITLELLFQESPASLNAPHATSLRTSITPTKKVEMDRTIMPDGTIVTTVTTIQSRPKADCKLDSPSRSPSKVEVTEKTTVLLETGRPHGHLPSSSRDSHLPNGLDPVAETAIRQLTETNNKTTKKTPTKRSTLIISGVSKVPIAQDEMALSLGYAASLEATAYGDSEADSTADQMHDFTELSRPLEALPLGQRDSQELDETTRSDVSERPSVEDVESETGSTGALETRSLKDHKVSFLRSGTKLIFRRRSKQKEAGLSQSHDDLSNVTANSTTRKKTGSFSHRLIKRFSFKSKSKPKGSDNTTAGEN; encoded by the exons ATGGGGCCAGACCTGGGCTGGGCCGCGCTAGTGCTGCTCTTTGCCGCCTCGCTGCTCACCGTGGCGGCCTGGCTGCTCCAGTACTGGCGGTCCACGGCCCTGCGAGCACTACGGCGTCGCGGAGCGGCGGGGGAGGAGGCCGGGGCCCGGGCGCTGCTCGCGGCCCTTCTCGCCCTGAGGTCCCTACGGGAGCAGTGGCAGCGAGCTTGGGTGCGAGCTCTCAACAGCCAGGCGCGCCGGCACGGG AGTTCAGTGCAGATCACATTTGAAGAGGGTCCTCAGTTACCACAAGCTGCCAATATAAATTGTGTGACATGCAAGGGACAGTCAGACCATAGCATG gtGCTGTGGTGCCATCTGTCAGCTGAAGCTGTGAAATTCCCTGTCTCTGTTACTCAGCAGTCCCCAGTTGCTGTTTCTGTGGACACGTATCATGTCactttggctgtgctgcaggcacag GTGGAGATCCACTTGGAGGAGATACAGAATGAGGGTCTCCTGGTGTCATGGACATTCAAAGACAGACCAGACTTGGACCTTTTTGTTCTTCCACGACTTGGGCTTCCTGAG GATGAAGGGAGAGCAGATTTGTCCACTATAAAGGATCTGGTCGAGGATACCATTGTCAGCACGAAGCCAGCCGTGATGGTGAATTTGGTGGCCTGTACCGCTGGAGCCAGTGCA GTACCCAGCAATAAGTTGACTCGAGAGTGCCCGTCCAGAGTagcagcagcccctctgggTTCTAAGCTGTTGCTCCGGAATCTTCGAGTGCTGAACTTGGGCTGCCAGGGAAAGGGAG GAGTTGGGGAGATACGCTGTGTGGCAGAGCTAGACAGCCCCCCGCAGCAGAAGTGGACGAGGCCAGTGATAAGTGGCAGTGTCGGTGCTGACGGAGAGATGGAGTGGAACGACGAGTTCTTTCT GGAGTTGGGACCTAGAAGCAAAGAACTGAAACTACAGGTGCTGAGGAGCAGCGATGGAGGGGGAA atgtgctgctggcATATGCCACACTTTTGATAGATTCTTTGGACAAGCAGCCATCTGGGAGACAGGTCTGCTCACTGGCCCCGGGAGCTGGACAGTCACTGACAGCTGAAGCTACCATTACATTGGAG CTGCTGTTCCAGGAGTCTCCTGCATCTCTGAATGCTCCACATGCCACATCTCTGAGAACCAGCATCACCCCCACTAAGAAGGTGGAGATGGACCGGACCATCATGCCTGACGGCACCATTGTGACTACTGTCACCACAATTCAGTCCCGGCCCAAGGCAGACTGCAAACTGG ATTCACCATCGAGGTCGCCTTCCAAAGTGGAAGTGACTGAAAAGACAACAGTGCTCTTGGAGACTGGCCGTCCTCACGGCCACTTGCCCAGCAGTAGCC GGGATAGCCATTTGCCCAATGGCTTGGATCCGGTGGCTGAGACGGCAATCAGGCAGCTAACTGAGACGAATAACAAGACCACCAAGAAGACACCGACAAAACGTAGTACACTGATCATCTCAGGAGTGTCCAAG GTACCTATTGCTCAAGACGAAATGGCACTTTCTCTGGGTTATGCTGCATCCCTGGAGGCCACAGCGTATGGGGACTCTGAGGCAGACAGCACAGCTGACCAGATGCACGATTTTACTGAATTGTCGCGGCCACTGGAAGCGTTGCCATTGGGTCAAAGGGACAGTCAGGAGCTGGATGAGACAACGCGATCAGATGTCTCTGAAAGACCATCCGTGGAAGATGTTGAGTCTGAAACTGGCTCCACAGGAGCCCTTGAGACAAGGAGCTTGAAAGATCACAAAG ttAGCTTTCTTCGGAGCGGTACCAAGCTCATCTTCCGGAGAAGGagcaagcagaaggaagcagGCCTGAGCCAGTCACACGATGACTTGTCCAATGTCACTGCCAACTCCACCACCAGAAAGAAAACTGGTAGCTTCTCTCACCGCCTCATCAAACGCTTCTCCTTCAAGTCTAAATCCAAACCCAAAGGTAGTGACAACACAACAGCTGGTGAAAACTGA